One Purpureocillium takamizusanense chromosome 1, complete sequence genomic window carries:
- a CDS encoding uncharacterized protein (COG:S~antiSMASH:Cluster_1.1~EggNog:ENOG503NZZP) has product MTSDLTETNLAALNRAHNGPIMTPPSVLILGAGELGLAVLTALAAHPLRPRVVTLSVLLRQATLDSAAPAKKRAVQHIRALGTGFEAADVVAASIEELAEIMARYDTVVSCCGMELPSGTQTKLAEAALKAGVRRYFPWQFGMDYDVIGKGSAQDLFDEQLEVRRVLHAQSATEWTIVSTGLFMSFLFEPTFGVVDLQSRTVRALGHWGNEITVTAPGDIGRVTAEMVLDPRGEGVNAAVYTAGDTISYARLADLLDERRLGGGDDEFTRELWDEEALAKQLEEQPDSVMTKYRGTFARARGVAWGKAGTVNARRGMKMVDVREYLRDVQLGAAEKQT; this is encoded by the coding sequence ATGACTTCAGACCTGACAGAGACCAACCTCGCCGCACTCAATCGCGCACACAACGGTCCCATCATGACACCGCCCAGCGTCCTCATTCTCGGCGCCGGagagctcggcctcgccgtcctgaccgcgctggccgctcacccgctgcgcccgcgcgtCGTCACCCTCAGCGTCTTGCTCCGCCAGGCTACCCTAGActcggcggcaccggcaaaGAAGCGCGCCGTGCAGCACATCCGGGCCCTCGGGACGGGGTTCGAGGCCGCCGATGTAGTGGCCGCATCgatcgaggagctcgcaGAGATTATGGCGCGCTACGATACCGTGGTGTCGTGCTGTGGGATGGAGCTGCCATCGGGAACTCAAACAAAGCTGGCTGAGGCGGCCCTCAAGGCAGGCGTGCGGAGGTATTTTCCCTGGCAGTTCGGCATGGACTACGACGTGATTGGCAAGGGCAGCGCGCAAGATTTGttcgacgagcagctcgaggtgCGGAGGGTGTTGCACGCGCAAAGCGCCACGGAGTGGACGATCGTCTCGACGGGTCTCTTCATGAGCTTCCTCTTCGAGCCCAcctttggcgtcgtcgacctgcaGAGCAGAACGGTGCGTGCCCTGGGCCACTGGGGCAACGAAATCACCGTGACGGCCCCGGGGGACATTGGGCGCGTCACGGCAGAGATGGTGCTCGACCcgcggggcgagggcgtcaacgCGGCGGTCTACACGGCGGGCGACACCATCTCGTACGCGCGACTGGCGGACCTGctggacgagcggcggctcggaggaggcgacgacgagttcACGAGAGAGCTgtgggacgaggaggcgctggcgaagcagctcgaggagcagcccGACAGCGTCATGACCAAGTATAGGGGCACGTttgcgcgggcgaggggcgtgGCTTGGGGGAAGGCGGGGACGGTGAATGCGAGGCGGGGGATGAAGATGGTGGATGTGAGGGAGTATCTTAGGGATGTGCagctgggcgcggcggagaagcAGACATGA
- a CDS encoding uncharacterized protein (COG:O~EggNog:ENOG503NV31~SECRETED:SignalP(1-16~SECRETED:cutsite=AEG-AV~SECRETED:prob=0.3566)~antiSMASH:Cluster_1.1~MEROPS:MER0000928) has product MKTPTALLALALLAEGAVPGSRVDSSSHAREKRDGKTFSVAQIPNKNFQGLDVPTAFIKAHLRYGKSLPPQLMRAVKKNPALMTKFMALSPQVGESGTVQATPAATYDSEYVVPVGFGTPPQTINVNLDTGSADLWVFSSKTAKESVNRQTLYLPEDSSTAKLQQNYTWQIKYGDESGASGIVYKDRVQIGQTYFDQQAVEAAVTVSPEIAADSFASGILGLSMSRANTVKPEAQLTYMDNIQKDLAQPLFTSNLKRQQPGNYNFGYINQSEYKDQIQYAKIDPQSPYWKISLTGYQVGNNTNDLKSYAWNAIVDTGTSLLLVPEEMLKAYWNKVPGATLDDKGMYLYPCAQTPPDFWFAIGQYRGFVPGAYINYGKVNDTTCFGGIQTSDKIGFAILGDVLIKAQFVVFDLGAMTVGFANKNLNIAPRG; this is encoded by the exons ATGAAGACGCCGACTgctctcctcgccctcgctctGCTCGCAGAGGGCGCCGTTCCTGGATCGCGCGTCGATTCGTCCTCGCACGCGAGGGAGAAGCGCGACGGCAAAACCTTCAGCGTGGCCCAAATCCCCAACAAGAACTTCCAGGGTCTCGACGTGCCGACAGCCTTTATAAAGGCGCATTTGAGATATGGCAAGTCGCTGCCACCACAGCTCATGCGCGCAGTCAAAAAGAACCCGGCGCTCATGACTAAGTTCATGGCCCTCTCGCCCCAAG TCGGAGAAAGCGGTACAGTGCAGGCTACTCCGGCCGCGACGTACGACTCGGAATATGTCGTGCCCGTCGGCTTTGGTACCCCGCCGCAGACCATCAACGTCAACCTGGATACGGGCTCCGCAGACTT ATGGGTTTTCTCgtccaagacggccaaggagaGCGTCAATCGCCAGACATTATATCTTCCAGAGGATTCGTCAACAGCGAAACTCCAGCAAAACTATACATGGCAGATCAAGTATGGTGACGAGTCTGGCGCGTCGGGTATTGTATACAAGGATCGGGTGCAGATTGGACAAACGTACTTTGACCAACAAGCCGTGGAGGCTGCTGTCACTGTCTCTCCAGAGATTGCGGCGGATTCTTTCGCGTCGGGGATCCTGGGCCTGTCCATGTCCCGGGCGAATACTGTCAAGCCCGAAGCGCAGCTCACATACATGGACAATATCCAGAAGGACCTAGCGCAGCCTCTCTTCACATCCAACCTGAAAAGGCAGCAGCCGGGCAACTACAATTTTGGCTACATCAACCAGTCAGAGTACAAGGACCAGATCCAGTACGCCAAGATCGACCCGCAGTCGCCATACTGGAAGATTTCCCTCACGGGATACCAGGTgggcaacaacaccaacgaCCTCAAATCGTATGCGTGGAACGCCATTGTCGACACGGGCActtcgctgctgctggtaccCGAAGAGATGCTCAAAGCCTACTGGAACAAAGTGCCAGGCGCTACCCTCGATGACAAGGGCATGTACTTGTATCCGTGTGCGCAAACGCCACCCGACTTTTGGTTTGCCATCGGGCAGTACCGCGGATTCGTCCCAGGCGCGTACATCAACTATGGCAAGGTCAACGATACCACGTGTTTTGGCGGCATCCAGACCTCAGACAAGATCGGGTTCGCGATCCTGGGAGATGTACTGATCAAGGCGCAGTTTGTGGTATTTGACCTCGGCGCGATGACGGTTGGGTTTGCCAACAAGAACCTCAACATCGCGCCGAGGGGCTAA
- the rio1 gene encoding Non-specific serine/threonine protein kinase (EggNog:ENOG503NVB9~antiSMASH:Cluster_1.1~COG:D~COG:T): MNPTENFPTTSSYPSRLRTMADSSTTAAASPAAPHQPPFTYTANQGYEQTQEVPPEVRMHRGALHPDQHDDDNDDELDDIFNDSDEANLDDDDGWAAEAGDLTKTYNRQRQLNDSNAAAPRSNQQKPKANTFASVDDQVSALAKHAAKIRLDSVKQDDDKDKDKADRATSEQVLDQRTRMILLQMINRGAVSEVHGAISTGKEANVYGAVLHDDATGETIHRAIKVYKTAILVFKDRERYITGEHRFKGGFDKGNNRKMVKLWAEKEYRNLRRIHTAGIPCPEPINLKLHVLVMGFLGDRKGWAYPRLRDAVLQGDDVDQQWRGLYLQLLGTMRKMYQVCRLVHADLSEYNILYHKGTLYIIDVSQSVEPDHPRSLEFLRMDIKNVGDFFRRKGVDTLTDRAIFNFITAPTGSVEAPDMLQALEKIYEARESATTEEEAARFEVDNEVFRNQYIPQTLEQVYDIEKDVQKLGEGHGSDLVYSNLLADQVVKPKADGEGEAEDDESADEDSGDGASQSSDGSGSDDGTFEKGRPRGRRFEDKDEKKQHKQAVKEAKREKRKEKMPKHLKKKIVSSTSRRKK, from the exons ATGAACCCCACTGAG AACTTTCCCACCACAAGCAGTTACCCTTCACGCCTTCGCACCATGGCGGATTCGAGCacaacggcagcagcctctccggccgcgccgcaccaACCGCCCTTCACATATACCGCCAACCAGGGCTACGAGCAAACGCAAGAGGTCCCGCCCGAGGTGCGCATGCACAGAGGCGCCCTGCACCCGgaccagcacgacgacgacaacgatgaTGAGCTAGACGACATCTTcaacgacagcgacgaggcgaacctcgacgacgacgatggatggGCCGCCGAGGCTGGCGACCTGACAAAGACCTAcaaccgccagcgccagctcaACGACagcaatgccgccgccccgcgtTCCAACCAGCAGAAGCCCAAGGCCAACACCTTTGCCAGCGTCGACGACCAGGTCTCAGCGCTGGCCAAACATGCGGCCAAGATTCGCCTTGACAGTGTCAAGCAAGATGACGACAAGGATAAAGACAAGGCCGACCGCGCCACGAGCGAGCAGGTGCTGGACCAGCGCACACGCATGATCCTCCTCCAGATGATCAACCGCGGTGCTGTCAGCGAGGTCCACGGCGCCATCAGCACAGGCAAGGAGGCCAACGTCTATGGCGCCGTcctgcacgacgacgccaccggcGAGACCATCCATCGCGCCATCAAGGTCTACAAGACAgccatcctcgtcttcaaGGACCGCGAGAGGTACATCACCGGGGAGCACCGCTTCAAGGGCGGCTTCGACAAGGGCAACAACCGCAAAATGGTCAAGCTCTGGGCCGAGAAAGAGTACCGCAACCTGCGGAGGATTCACACTGCCGGCATTCCCTGCCCGGAGCCCATCAACCTAAAGCTACACGTTCTCGTCATGGGCTTCCTCGGAGACAGAAAGGGATGGGCGTACCCCCGGCTACGCGATGCCGTCCTTCAAggggacgacgtcgaccaGCAGTGGAGGGGCCTGTACCTGCAACTCCTGGGGACCATGCGCAAGATGTACCAAGTCTGCCGGCTGGTGCACGCCGATCTGAGCGAGTACAACATCCTCTACCACAAGGGCACGCTATACATCATCGACGTGTCGCAGAGCGTCGAGCCCGACCACCCGCGCTCGCTCGAGTTCCTGCGCATGGACATCAAGAACGTCGGTGACTTTTTCCGGCGCAAGGGTGTCGACACGCTCACGGACCGCGCCATCTTCAACTTCATAACCGCCCCGACAGGATCCGTCGAGGCACCTGACATGCTCCAGGCGCTGGAGAAAATTTACGAGGCCAGGGAGTCCGCCACGActgaggaagaggcggccaGGTTCGAAGTCGACAACGAGGTATTCCGAAACCAGTACATCCCGCAGACGCTCGAGCAAGTGTACGACATCGAAAAGGACGTGCAGAAGCTGGGTGAGGGTCACGGAAGCGACCTAGTCTACAGCAACCTGCTTGCCGACCAAGTGGTCAAGCCAAAggctgacggcgagggtgaggccgaggatgacgagagcgccgacgaggactcTGGAGACGGTGCCTCCCAATCCAGCGACGGGTCGGGAAGTGACGATGGCACGTTCGAAAAGGGCAGGCCACGCGGGCGACGATTCGAGGACAAGGATGAGAAGAAG CAACACAAGCAAGCTgtcaaggaggccaagcgcgagaagcgcaaggaaAAGATGCCAAAACAtttgaagaagaagattgTGTCGAGCACCTCCCGGAGGAAGAAGTAG